The Thalassolituus oleivorans MIL-1 genome includes the window GTCGAGGCAACAGTATCGACGGTTGGCATTTCGGCAATATGTTCGAGCAATATTTCGCGCACTCGCGCTGATAGCGTAGCGCTTTCTGCAACGGAATGAAGGGCTTGTTTGAGTTCGTTCTCAGCAAGGTTCTCTAAATTTGGGTTGAAGAAGGATAATTGGCCTTCAAGCGCGGCCCTTGGCCAAGTTAAACGATTTAGACTTGAACCCGATTTGATCGTGCAGTTTGCAAGAATGGTTTGGTTGCTGAGGTCGGTGTTGTCTTGGATATATATGGTGCTTTGTGCCGTCTTGCTGCCGGATGCAACCAATGTGCGGCAAATAGTTTCGACACTCGATAGAAAAGCGAGTACTAAAAACTGCCCCGCAGGGTGGTCAAATTTTGGGGTGATGGATAGATGACGATAGTTATCATCTAGCTCTCTTTTCATGTCAAAGAGCTGGATTCGAGTTTCAATGTAGAGCACGACTTTTTGTGCGGCATCGACCATGGTTTCGCTGTATTGCGCGGCAAAACCGAGCGCTCCATGCTTGGATAACGTCATACGTTTGCCGTATTCCAAGGCAATAGACAGGTCGTTAGTGAGATCACAAAAGCGCTGCAGCATTTTAAGTGCAGACTCGTGACCAACCGATACGTCTGGGTGAAATAGCAGAGTTTCAGGCAGCCCAGTATCTTTTAACAGTTCTGATGCGGATATGCCGCGTTCGAAGCCGAGTTCAGTTAAAAGTATCAAGTAATCTGATGATATTCGGTAATCGCCAGCACCGACTGTTTTTATAGTCATACGACTCACATTGCTAGTTTAGAACCACAAGCTGCAAGCTTAGCACCCGCTTGCCTATGGGGCAGTATGTCATAGTGATAGCACGTCAGGTATGTTCTATCTGGCCATAACGACTGACAAAATATAACAAAAGAGTCTGCTATTGTTAGTGCAGACCGATTTGCCCGATAGCCCTTTGAGGGAGTTTATTATGACTCATGCGAACAATAATTCTGAATCGATCGACATCAAGCCTCGTCGTATGGCGTTTGATACAGAAACGCCTATGAAAAAATACACGTTTAACAATAACTCACTTGTTAGTACGTTTTTCTATGCATTATCGGCGCTATTTCCAGATGGCGAGCGTTTTTTTATTCACTCGGTTCGTAATTTTAAAGACGATATTACTGATGAGAAAATGAAGGCCGATATTAAAGGCTTTATCGGTCAAGAAGCTCACCATGGCATTTCACACGAAGCCTTAAATAAAGCTATTGGTGATATGGGCTTTCCGATGCAAGCGATCACCGATCGTTTGCATAAGCGAGTCGCTTTTTTGAAGACTTTAAGTCGAGAGCGTCAGTTAGCGTTAACCGTTGCTATGGAGCATTTTACTGCCTCATTGGCTGAGTTTTTATTAAAGAATCCTGAAGCGATGGATACCGTTGATCCAACGGTGCGTAAAATGATGCTTTGGCACGCGGTGGAAGAGATAGAACACAAAGCGGTCGCATTTGATGTTTATCGTGCTTTTGTGAATAAAGAATTCATGCGTAAGCGTATTATGGTGGTTGCGGTTGGCGGCTTATTTTGTCGTTTGGCGTATTATCAATTCTTATTGTTGAAGTCAGACCGTCATTTTCCTAGCTGGCGTGAATGGAAAGAAGCGACGCAATTCTTTTGGGGTAAAAAAGGTATTTTGCGCGACAACGTAAAAGGCCTGCGCGAGTTTTTCCATACCGGTTTTCATCCATCGGACATTGATCAAAACTATTTGATTAACGATTGGGAAAAACGTCATCCTGACGTAGCAGAGCTACAAGTAGGTTGAGAGCAGAGCTACAAGTCTCTCTCAGTCAGACTAAAACGCCGGTGCTTGCATCGGCGTTTTGCTATCTGTGTTTTGGTCTTTTTGCTGCCATGGCTCGAAACTCCAAAATAGTGCATAATAGCCCGCAAAAATTTAAGGGTATTAATTATGTCTCTCGAAGAAACATTGAGCCAACGTAGCAATGGTGCGTGTGAACTGTGTACGTCTACTAATAATTTGACGGCCTACCAAGTTCCACCTGAGTCTGCGCTGGCAAGTATGGATAACAATATTTTGGTGTGTGACACCTGTGCAGGTCAGATCACTTCTGGTGACTTAGATGCTAATCACTGGCGTTGTTTGAATGACAGCATGTGGAGCCAAGTGCCAGCGGTTCAGGTTGCGGCTTTTCGTTTATTAACCAAATTATCGACTGAGTCTTGGGCCCAAGATGCACTAGAGATGATGTACCTTGATGAAGACACGCGTAAGTGGGCAGAAACCAGCCTCGCGGCAGAACATCGAGAAGTGACGTTAGATTCTAACGGCGCTGCGCTAGCAGCTGGCGATAACGTGACTCTGATTAAAGATTTGGATGTGAAAGGTGCCAACTTTACCGCTAAACGCGGCACGGTAGTTCGCGGTATTTCTTTGTCAGATAACCCACTGCACATCGAAGGACGTGTAAATGGTAGCCGTATTGTGATTATTGCGGCCTACTGCAAGAAAGCCTAACTGCTGCTACCGCTTGGATTATCAAAATCCTCCACGAGCTGACTCTTGGAGGATTTTTTTATGGCTTATCACGTACAATGTTGCCCGCCCATATCGAACATCGATGTGAGCCGTGACGATTGAGGAATTCTTATGAAAACAGATTTTTGGCTTGAGCGCTGGCAGCGTAACGAAATTGGCTTTCACAAAGACAAAGCAAATCCGGCGTTAGTGAATCACTGGCATACCATGCCTGTTGATATTGGTTGCCGTGTATTTGTCCCTCTATGTGGTAAGACTGTCGATGTCGTCTGGATATTGCGTGAGGGCTATCAAGTAGTGGCTGCCGAGCTGAGCGAAGTGGCTCTGGATGCCTTGGCAGATCAAATTGAAGGCGAATTTGGTTTGGCAGTAGATAAGCAAACGGTGGATGGTTTGATCCTGTATCGTGCCGCCGGAATTCTGCTGATCGGGGGGGACTTCTTTAAGCTAACAGCGCGGGATATTGGTCCTGTGGATGTCATTTATGATCGTGCTGCATTGATTGCATTACCGCCAGAAATGCGTAAAGACTATGCTCAACACCTAATGGCGATTACCCATTCTGCACCTCAGTTGTTAGTCACTGTTGATTATGATCGCGAAGTTATGGATGGCCCGCCATTCGCAATATCGACCAGCGAAGTAAATGATCACTACGGCGCCACCTATCAAATTGATGAGATGGAGTGTCGCGAGCAGATTGATGAAGAGGTGCGTTTTCGAGATCGTGGTTTGAACTCTATGATGCAGACAGTCCATCGCTTGGTCGCTAAGAAATAGTAAAGCGCAGCTTGGTAATGGCACTTAGCTAAAAAAAGCCCACATACGAGTGGGCTTTTTATTGTTCTTCGCCTTCTGTATCGACGGTTACTCGCACGATATTGATCACTTCAATGCTGGTGGCGGTTGGGTAACGCCAGCGCACATTGATATCCCAAAATTGTGCGCCGTATTCACGTTCTGGCTGATGCTTTTGGTAAGCCGGACGCGGGTCTTGAGCCAAACATTGCTCGATTAATGCGATCACTTCTTGCTGCAAACGCTGAGATTGTTGTTCTGCTGCGTGCAAAGCGCCTTCGCGCCAGTTTACTTCGATAAGTTCGGGGGTATCTGGCGCGATATGGTTGTATGCGCTTGCTAAACAATCGGCGTAGGGGACGTAGGGCTTGATATCGATAATAGGCGTGCCATTAAGTAGATCGACGCCACTCACCCATAAACAACTGCCTTCGATCCTTTCTACCTTCACTAATGACTGCCCAATACCATTCGGCCTATGCGTGCTGCGGCTAGCGAATACCCCGATTTTTTCATTTCCGCCTAAGCGTGGTGGGCGAACTCTCAAGCGATGCTCGCTTTGGGTGCTGGGGACACCATGAAAATGGAACAGCAACCAAACATGAGAAACCTGCTCCAAACCTTCCAGCGCTAAAGGCTCGTCATAAGGCGGAATTAGCTCAATTTTGGCGATCGCAGCTGGTGCTAATCCGGGCTGGCGTGGAATGGAAAATTTCTCGCTAAAGGGTGTGTGAGCGATAGCGATAGGGTGGATAGTGAGGTACACAGAGTGTTGCATAGGTAGGTCCAATATCGAGTGTTGGCAGTATAAGCCCCGTGATTGTTGGCGTCATGCCGACTTTGCATGCTTTTTCTAGTCTATTTACGACGTTTTTGTTTCACAAAGTTACATAAATATCCAATAAAAACACATATTAAGCCCATTTTGGCTGGCATACTCGCGCAAATTTGGCCCGTTTGGTCATGTGTTTGATTCGGGGAGTGATATGAAAGCTATTCTTTTGCGTGCGGGATTTACTGGTGCGTCCATTGTCTTGATGAGTACTGCATACGCGTCGGGCTATAAAGTAAACGAGCAAAGCGCTAGCGGTGTCGGCACTGCCTATGCGGGGCGAGCAGCCGTTGCTGATGATGCATCTGTTGTTTTCTATAACCCTGCAGCTATGAGTAAGCTGAAGCGCTCTGAGTTAAGTTTTGGTGCTACTTATATCGATGTTGAAGGTAGCTTTGAAGGTACTCGTACTAACCCTGCAGGTGTACCCGACGCTGCTGAGGGTAATGCCTATGACGATGGTGGCGACTTCGTCCCAAATGCGACGATTCCATTTGTTTATTATGTGCACCCCGTGGACGATAAGGTAGCGTTTGGTTTTGGTATTTTCGCTCCATTTGGAACGCACACTGACTATTCCAGCAATGCTTTGGTTGGTGGGTTTGCCGATGAAACTGAATTAACCACCATCGATTTCCAGCCAACGTTTTCTTATCGTGTGAGTGATACTTTAGCCATTGGTGGCGGTATCGACATCATGTACGCCCATGGTTTGCTCTCTAAGCAATTAGACTTAGTGCCGTATGTACCAGGTCATCCGCAATTGGGTAATACCGACTATCAAGGCTACGAAAACAAGTTTGAAGTAGAAGGTAATGACTTAGGTTACGGCTGGAACTTAGGTTTGATTTGGGATGTCACGGCGCACACGACGTTAGGCTTTACCTACCGGTCAGAAGTGGACTTAGAATTAGAGGGCGATTCTAAGTTTATCCAGTCATCTGGTGTTGTTGCCTACACTGACCCTGATGGCGAGAGTGGTCCGTATCCTGCCGGTATTTATCCTGTTGATGGGGCTACTGGCCAAGTCGATTCTCAGGCATCTCGCGTACCTCTCACCACCCCGCGTTCTGCTACTCTGAGTCTGGCGCATCAAGCGACTGATAACTTGCAGTTGCAGGCGGGTGCAACTTGGACGGATTGGTCGGTATTTAAGTACTTCGATATTGTTGCGACCAAGCCGGGCCTAATTGATGACCTGAGTGGTTTAGGCGAAAACTATATTGGTCACATCGTTGAAAAGTGGCACGACACACTCTCTTGGGCTGTTGGTGCTAGCTACCGTATCGATGAGCGTTGGTTGTTACGCGGTGGCTATGCCTACGACGAAGCTCCTGTAAGCGATGATCATCGTACCGCTCGAGTTCCCGACACGGATCGCCAGTGGCTAACGGCGGGTGCTCGTTATGACTTGAATAACGATATTAGCTTTGACTTAGGCGTTGCGTACTTGCTGATTGATGATTCAGAGTTAAATGAATACGACTACGACCTAAACGATCAAGTGTCCGGTGTAGAAAATGCCCAAGGGACCTACGCGCTGGATGCTCTCGGTATATCCTTACAGATGAACTACCGCATGTAAGCGGCCATTCAGTTAGTGCTAGGTATCAAGGCCGGTCAATTTTAGGGTTGACCGGCCTTATTGCATTTGGCGGCGCGACGGTCATGGCTGCACTAAAATGCCTATGTGACAATACTGTCATTGCACGTCTGGCTTGTTATCACCCAGCTAAGTTCTGTGATTTCGGGTATCGTCTTGTACCAACAGAGCAAGGCGTTTAGGCTTGCATCCCAACATGTTGGTTAAGTTATTTCAGGCATTAAGGAATAAAAGGGTATGAGTGGTCAGTTTCAGGATCGAATCCAAGATACGAAAGAGCGCTTGCAGGATTGGTGGGCCGATCGCAGCGGCGGTAGCTCAACAGGTCGTTTAATTGTTGTTTTGGTAGTGCTTTATTTACTCGTCGCCTTAGTGGTTGGCTATTTTTGGAGTACAGAACCCGAGCAGTTTTCTGTTACCGAAGTAGCTGAAAAGCGTGCAGAAGAAATGGGTGTGAAAGTCGTTACGGGTTTTACTACTACTTCGACGCTGATTAAGGTAACAGAGACGCTATTGCACAAGCCTGGTGGTTATCTTAGCAATGATGTTACCCCTCCAGGTGTTTGGTTAGATAACGTTCCTAATTGGGAATTTGGAGTGTTGGTTCAGGTGCGCGATTTTGCCCGAGCATTGCGTAAGGATTTCAGCCGTTCGCAAAGCCAATCAACAGAAGATAAAGATTTAGCTATAGCTGAGCCGCAACTGCATTTTGATGCGGACAGTACATTTATTCCAGACACTGAAGGTGAGTACGAACGCGGTATAGCAGCTCTTCATAGCTACTTAGCCCGTTTATCTGACCCGCAAGAGCCTACGGCACAGTTTTATGCCCGTTCCGATAACTTACGTCAGTGGTTATTTGACGTGGAAACGCGCTTGGGGAGCTTGTCTCAGCGTTTGAGTGCTTCTGTAGCACGACGTCGCTTGAATACTGATGTCGGTGTGCAGCAGTCAACTCCAACCCCTGACGAAGAAGAAGTGAAAACACCTTGGACTGAAGTTGATGACGTTTTCTATGAAGCTCGTGGCACTTCATGGGCTTTGCTGCAAATATTGCATGCAATTGAAGTCGATTTTAGAGAAGTTTTAGAGAAGAAGAACGCCTTGGTCGGTGTTCGTCAGATCATTCGCGAACTAGAAGGTACTCAAGAGCCTCTTGGTTCACCAGTGATATTGAGTGGTAGCGGTTTTGGTTTATTTGCTAACCATTCCTTGGTTATGGCTTCTTATATTTCTCGCGCCAACGCAGCTATCATCGATTTGCGTGAGCTTCTGTCTCAAGGCTAATGAATTAGTAACGAGTTAAAGCCGCTATGTTCAATTAGCGCTATCAAAAGGTGACTTACTTCGCGGTATGTCACCTTTTTTTCTTCTAGTATGACTCCTAGGGTCCTTGTCATATACCTGACAAACTTCTTACCTTATTTCACTTAGACGTCTACTACACTTTACTCAGTATTTAGCCGTTAATGTCGCGACAGTTGTTTGGTTTTGGCTCAGAATGAATAATACTATGCTGAATGAGACACATTATTTATAAGTGGCTTGTTCTTCAGCACCATGCGGTAGCTTTGTTTATCAACTAATTCAGGGATCAAGATGAAGGCATATTTAACAATAATAGTGTCCTTGATGCTTTTGGCATGTGGTGGCGGTGGTGGGGCCGCTACGGATACGGGCGGCGGCACAGATACAGGCTCCGGTACAGATACAGGCTCCGGCACAGATACAGGCTCTGGCACAGATACAGGCTCTGGCACAGATACAGGCTCTGGCACAGATACAGGCTCTGGCACAGATACAGGCTCTGGCACAGATACAGGCTCTGGCACAGATACAGGCTCGGGTACAGATACAGGCAGCGGCACAGATACAGATAACGCTCTTGATGTAGAACTAAGAGCATTGTTGACTAATAAGTTATTTGATCCGGTTGAACTAACTTCTCGTGAGTTGCCAACGCCTACTGACCCTATTGCAGACTTAGGCAAAGAACTATTCTTTAGCAAATCACTTAGCTTTGGTGATGATGTCGCATGCGCCTCTTGCCATGACCCTCGTTTAGCAGGTACCGATAATTTGTCTCTGCCCGTTGGAGTGGGCGCGCATAATCCGGATGTCGTCGGGCCGGGACGCAGACATGATGGTAATTTTTACATCGATCCTAAAGCGGATTTTGGACCCAACGTCCCGCGCAATAGCCCAACTACATTTAATATTGCCTTTTATGATAGCGCTATGTTTTGGGACGGACGAATAGAGTCGGTGATGCTAGATTATGATCGCTACATTCGTCTGACTCCGAAAACTGAAAACGGTGTTGATACGCTTATTCGTACTCCTGATAGTTTCGCTAGCGGACCCGATCCTTTGGCGGGGGCGAACTTGACGGAAGCGCAAGCTCGTTTCCCCGTCACATCAACCACCGAAATGCGAGGTTTCGCCTCGGCCTCCGGTGGAACTACTCATGACAGCCGCGATTTGTTAACTCAGCGTCTTATTGATCGTGGTTGGGAATCTTACTTTCGTGACGCCTTTAATGATTACGTAAGTACTAGCGAAGAAATCGTGGGTTATCCTTTTATCGCGAAAGCCCTGTCAGAGTATCAGCGTTCGCAAGTTGCGTTGGATAATCCCTTTTTTGATTATGTTGCGGGCAACGATGACGCAATATCAGAATCGGCGAAACGTGGTGCGACTAAGTTTTTTTCTGACTTACAAGATGGTGGCTGTTACAAGTGCCATACTGGACCTCATTTTACTGACGAAAATTTTTACGTTTTAGCAACACCGCAAATTGGGCGGGGTAAGAATGCCAATGCCAAGGATTTTGGTCGATATAATGTGTCTCGTTCGATTATGGACAGACATGCTTTTAGAACGCCGAGCTTACTCAATGTGGCATTGACCGCACCTTATATGCATGCGGGCAGTTTAATTGATTTAGAAACTGCTATTCAGTGGCACTACACTCCAAGTGATAGTGTTGCTAACTATGATTATTCTTTGGAATCGCTACCTCAATTTTCGGGATTGGGAATTAATACTGGTAAGTATTCGACCAATACAGCGGAAGCGCTTGATTCTGTAGCGCTGCAGTTAACTAGCCCTACACGCCGGACAAAATACACTAAGGGTGCCTTGGATAGCACTGAAATGGCGGACATGGTTGCCTTCTTGCAAACCTTAAGTTCCAACTGTTTACAGGACTTTACTTGCGTTAGTAAGTGGATGCCAGACTACACAACCCCAAGTGTCGATGGGCATCGTTTGGATCCGGAATTGTTGCTAGTGTTCGACAACTCTGCGGTATTTGATATTTCTGTGCCTGATGTTACTGAGGTTGGCACTGGAAATTCCCCCGATTTAGGCGTTGTTCCAACCTATCAGGCGGGCGGGTGTGAAGTTTCTCATGTCGCGACTCCAGTAGAAGCCGACATCATTTATCAATTTCGTAAAAGAACTAATGTTGGCTTTGATGTGGAGCGAACTATTTCCAGCAAAATGTTGGCAAATTTTTATTCTAATTATGAACCCGTTTTAAACACTGGATCCGCCGCGTCAGCAGATTTGGACGGTGATTGTGATTTAGATTTAGTTATCGATAGTGGCGATGTTAATGGCGTTGGTGTTTATCTCAATGACGGCGGGGTATTTACCTTGGCATCAGATAATTTCGGTTTGCCGCTTATCGAGGACCTAGCCCCCGTTGCTTTGGTTGATTTAAATGGAGACGCTTGGCCGGACTTGTTTGTTGGCAACATTTTAGGCAGTACGCCTCGTATTTGGTTTAATGATGGTAAAGGCCAGTTTATTGCACAAACGGATTCTGGCTTTCAGGTAAGTCGTAAAACTTTAAGTGGTGCTTTTTCTGACGTTGATGGTGATGGTGATTTAGATGTATTCCTATCCCATTGGGATCTCGGGGCGCCATTAGAAGAGGTGCATTTGTGGCTCAATGACGGTTTGGGATATTTCACTCCAGCCGGCAGCGAATTTGGATTCTCAGGTCAATTCGGTGAGCGTGATTTCACTTTTACGCCTAACTTTGCCGATATGAATGGAGATGGCTTGACTGACTTGTTAAGCGCCGCTGATTTCTTACGGACTCAAGTTTACCAAAAGCAAGTAAATGGT containing:
- a CDS encoding metal-dependent hydrolase codes for the protein MTHANNNSESIDIKPRRMAFDTETPMKKYTFNNNSLVSTFFYALSALFPDGERFFIHSVRNFKDDITDEKMKADIKGFIGQEAHHGISHEALNKAIGDMGFPMQAITDRLHKRVAFLKTLSRERQLALTVAMEHFTASLAEFLLKNPEAMDTVDPTVRKMMLWHAVEEIEHKAVAFDVYRAFVNKEFMRKRIMVVAVGGLFCRLAYYQFLLLKSDRHFPSWREWKEATQFFWGKKGILRDNVKGLREFFHTGFHPSDIDQNYLINDWEKRHPDVAELQVG
- the tsaA gene encoding tRNA (N6-threonylcarbamoyladenosine(37)-N6)-methyltransferase TrmO; this translates as MQHSVYLTIHPIAIAHTPFSEKFSIPRQPGLAPAAIAKIELIPPYDEPLALEGLEQVSHVWLLFHFHGVPSTQSEHRLRVRPPRLGGNEKIGVFASRSTHRPNGIGQSLVKVERIEGSCLWVSGVDLLNGTPIIDIKPYVPYADCLASAYNHIAPDTPELIEVNWREGALHAAEQQSQRLQQEVIALIEQCLAQDPRPAYQKHQPEREYGAQFWDINVRWRYPTATSIEVINIVRVTVDTEGEEQ
- a CDS encoding PhnA domain-containing protein; amino-acid sequence: MSLEETLSQRSNGACELCTSTNNLTAYQVPPESALASMDNNILVCDTCAGQITSGDLDANHWRCLNDSMWSQVPAVQVAAFRLLTKLSTESWAQDALEMMYLDEDTRKWAETSLAAEHREVTLDSNGAALAAGDNVTLIKDLDVKGANFTAKRGTVVRGISLSDNPLHIEGRVNGSRIVIIAAYCKKA
- a CDS encoding OmpP1/FadL family transporter; the encoded protein is MKAILLRAGFTGASIVLMSTAYASGYKVNEQSASGVGTAYAGRAAVADDASVVFYNPAAMSKLKRSELSFGATYIDVEGSFEGTRTNPAGVPDAAEGNAYDDGGDFVPNATIPFVYYVHPVDDKVAFGFGIFAPFGTHTDYSSNALVGGFADETELTTIDFQPTFSYRVSDTLAIGGGIDIMYAHGLLSKQLDLVPYVPGHPQLGNTDYQGYENKFEVEGNDLGYGWNLGLIWDVTAHTTLGFTYRSEVDLELEGDSKFIQSSGVVAYTDPDGESGPYPAGIYPVDGATGQVDSQASRVPLTTPRSATLSLAHQATDNLQLQAGATWTDWSVFKYFDIVATKPGLIDDLSGLGENYIGHIVEKWHDTLSWAVGASYRIDERWLLRGGYAYDEAPVSDDHRTARVPDTDRQWLTAGARYDLNNDISFDLGVAYLLIDDSELNEYDYDLNDQVSGVENAQGTYALDALGISLQMNYRM
- a CDS encoding AraC family transcriptional regulator; amino-acid sequence: MTIKTVGAGDYRISSDYLILLTELGFERGISASELLKDTGLPETLLFHPDVSVGHESALKMLQRFCDLTNDLSIALEYGKRMTLSKHGALGFAAQYSETMVDAAQKVVLYIETRIQLFDMKRELDDNYRHLSITPKFDHPAGQFLVLAFLSSVETICRTLVASGSKTAQSTIYIQDNTDLSNQTILANCTIKSGSSLNRLTWPRAALEGQLSFFNPNLENLAENELKQALHSVAESATLSARVREILLEHIAEMPTVDTVASTLCMSAATLNRKLKAEQRSFQQIKDSVRYTQAQRLLKDGVLSIDIIAEQLGYSDASNFAKAFKGWSGQSPSLYRQEHRQEQRKTN
- the tmpT gene encoding thiopurine S-methyltransferase, with the protein product MKTDFWLERWQRNEIGFHKDKANPALVNHWHTMPVDIGCRVFVPLCGKTVDVVWILREGYQVVAAELSEVALDALADQIEGEFGLAVDKQTVDGLILYRAAGILLIGGDFFKLTARDIGPVDVIYDRAALIALPPEMRKDYAQHLMAITHSAPQLLVTVDYDREVMDGPPFAISTSEVNDHYGATYQIDEMECREQIDEEVRFRDRGLNSMMQTVHRLVAKK
- a CDS encoding DUF2333 family protein, with protein sequence MSGQFQDRIQDTKERLQDWWADRSGGSSTGRLIVVLVVLYLLVALVVGYFWSTEPEQFSVTEVAEKRAEEMGVKVVTGFTTTSTLIKVTETLLHKPGGYLSNDVTPPGVWLDNVPNWEFGVLVQVRDFARALRKDFSRSQSQSTEDKDLAIAEPQLHFDADSTFIPDTEGEYERGIAALHSYLARLSDPQEPTAQFYARSDNLRQWLFDVETRLGSLSQRLSASVARRRLNTDVGVQQSTPTPDEEEVKTPWTEVDDVFYEARGTSWALLQILHAIEVDFREVLEKKNALVGVRQIIRELEGTQEPLGSPVILSGSGFGLFANHSLVMASYISRANAAIIDLRELLSQG
- a CDS encoding FG-GAP-like repeat-containing protein, whose amino-acid sequence is MKAYLTIIVSLMLLACGGGGGAATDTGGGTDTGSGTDTGSGTDTGSGTDTGSGTDTGSGTDTGSGTDTGSGTDTGSGTDTGSGTDTGSGTDTDNALDVELRALLTNKLFDPVELTSRELPTPTDPIADLGKELFFSKSLSFGDDVACASCHDPRLAGTDNLSLPVGVGAHNPDVVGPGRRHDGNFYIDPKADFGPNVPRNSPTTFNIAFYDSAMFWDGRIESVMLDYDRYIRLTPKTENGVDTLIRTPDSFASGPDPLAGANLTEAQARFPVTSTTEMRGFASASGGTTHDSRDLLTQRLIDRGWESYFRDAFNDYVSTSEEIVGYPFIAKALSEYQRSQVALDNPFFDYVAGNDDAISESAKRGATKFFSDLQDGGCYKCHTGPHFTDENFYVLATPQIGRGKNANAKDFGRYNVSRSIMDRHAFRTPSLLNVALTAPYMHAGSLIDLETAIQWHYTPSDSVANYDYSLESLPQFSGLGINTGKYSTNTAEALDSVALQLTSPTRRTKYTKGALDSTEMADMVAFLQTLSSNCLQDFTCVSKWMPDYTTPSVDGHRLDPELLLVFDNSAVFDISVPDVTEVGTGNSPDLGVVPTYQAGGCEVSHVATPVEADIIYQFRKRTNVGFDVERTISSKMLANFYSNYEPVLNTGSAASADLDGDCDLDLVIDSGDVNGVGVYLNDGGVFTLASDNFGLPLIEDLAPVALVDLNGDAWPDLFVGNILGSTPRIWFNDGKGQFIAQTDSGFQVSRKTLSGAFSDVDGDGDLDVFLSHWDLGAPLEEVHLWLNDGLGYFTPAGSEFGFSGQFGERDFTFTPNFADMNGDGLTDLLSAADFLRTQVYQKQVNGSFINVTDPLVITDENGMGAALGDIDNDGDLDWFISSIYDEEVMSGAEAETESNWGATGNRLYRNDSVPGESIVLSDITDSSGVPNGNWAWGACIKDFNNDGWLDIYQVNGYGYKYDGFDYDLLPLLSDIGISNIEDLMAADYQSADEFVSAVFDSIGDYSEFLTRFGIDFGSDATLISRLSEFYLAAFAIKNTESKWSEFQNKPAHLFMNNKDGSFHEEAALKQVDDTGEGRGVVCNDFDRDGDIDILIINNTGKPTYYENHHRRVANVWDNFLNLQLRGDGGNRFAYGAKVYAYTAANIGGDLVGLGELNQYREMRFENNFISNNAPELHFGLAAHSKVDTLRVEWPNGTVTELTDVDANQFMVLQQPAIP